One region of Paenibacillus polymyxa M1 genomic DNA includes:
- the aroC gene encoding chorismate synthase, translating to MSLRYLTAGETHGPQLTAIVEGMPSNLKLDFEELNFQLHRRQKGYGRGRRMQIEKDTAKIAGGVRHGYTTGAPIALVVENNDWKHWQNIMNIEPIEGSDEEKRRVHRPRPGHADLNGGMKYNLKDLRNVLERSSARETAIRVACGGLARQLLAEFGIKVAGQVIRIGEIEAPYHDLPIDELIAVTEASSVRVTDPETEKKMEAYIDLIKQEGDSVGGVVECIVEGVPIGLGSHVQYDRKLDARIAQGVMSINAFKGVEIGIGFEAGELRGSQVHDEILYDEERGYHRRTNRLGGFEGGMTNGMPVVVRGVMKPIPTLYKPLQSVDIDTKEAFTAQVERSDACAVPAASVVMEHVVAWEIAKALLEKFGGDSIEEIRANIASYEQQLEQY from the coding sequence ATGAGTTTACGTTATTTAACCGCGGGGGAAACGCATGGTCCCCAGCTAACTGCCATTGTAGAGGGTATGCCGAGTAATTTAAAATTGGATTTTGAGGAATTGAATTTTCAGTTGCACCGTCGTCAGAAAGGATATGGACGGGGGCGGCGTATGCAGATTGAAAAAGATACGGCGAAGATTGCCGGTGGCGTACGTCACGGATATACCACAGGTGCACCAATTGCGCTAGTTGTGGAAAATAACGATTGGAAGCACTGGCAGAATATTATGAATATTGAGCCTATTGAAGGCAGTGATGAAGAGAAGCGTCGGGTTCATCGGCCACGTCCGGGCCATGCGGATTTGAATGGCGGAATGAAATACAACCTGAAGGATCTTCGTAACGTGTTGGAACGCTCCAGTGCACGTGAAACAGCAATTCGTGTGGCATGTGGCGGTTTGGCTCGTCAATTGTTGGCTGAGTTCGGAATCAAGGTGGCAGGTCAGGTCATCCGTATTGGTGAAATCGAAGCTCCTTATCACGATTTGCCGATTGATGAACTGATTGCTGTAACAGAAGCTTCTTCGGTGAGAGTAACCGATCCGGAAACGGAGAAGAAAATGGAAGCATATATTGACCTGATCAAGCAAGAAGGTGACTCCGTCGGTGGGGTAGTGGAATGTATCGTGGAAGGTGTTCCGATTGGTCTAGGCAGTCATGTACAGTATGATCGGAAGCTGGATGCGCGTATCGCACAAGGAGTCATGTCGATCAATGCATTTAAAGGTGTGGAAATCGGCATCGGGTTTGAAGCAGGAGAATTACGCGGTTCACAGGTGCATGATGAGATTCTGTATGATGAGGAACGTGGGTATCATCGTCGTACGAATCGTTTGGGTGGTTTTGAGGGTGGCATGACCAACGGAATGCCCGTGGTGGTTCGTGGCGTAATGAAGCCAATCCCTACACTCTATAAGCCGCTGCAAAGCGTCGACATTGATACGAAGGAAGCATTCACTGCACAGGTTGAGCGTTCGGATGCATGTGCGGTACCAGCGGCAAGCGTAGTCATGGAGCATGTAGTAGCTTGGGAGATAGCCAAAGCTTTACTAGAGAAATTCGGCGGGGATTCGATCGAAGAAATCCGCGCGAATATTGCATCCTATGAACAACAATTGGAGCAGTACTAA
- a CDS encoding CheR family methyltransferase — translation MTDLELGQTDPDYTAFIRKIKDSTGIDLAQYKEAQMKRRLTTLRNKNGFPSFVSFYDAMMKEKPLFYEFLDRMTINVSEFWRNPNRWEVLRDIILPQLLVGKQKLKLWSAACSTGEEPYSLAMVLDGKGILGNCSITASDIDDGALAKAKEGKYLERSLKDVPEQVASKYFKPDGAMYRIDDRLKQAVKFQKQNLLLDRFEDGYDLIICRNVMIYFTEEAKHALYQKFAASLRPGGVLFVGSTEQIFSPNQYGLESTETFFYRKKA, via the coding sequence ATGACAGATCTGGAACTGGGTCAGACGGACCCCGATTACACAGCGTTTATCCGCAAAATCAAGGACAGCACAGGTATTGATCTTGCACAATACAAAGAAGCACAGATGAAAAGGCGGTTAACGACGCTTCGCAACAAAAACGGGTTTCCCAGTTTTGTTTCTTTTTATGATGCCATGATGAAGGAAAAACCTCTATTCTATGAATTTCTGGATCGTATGACGATCAATGTTTCCGAGTTTTGGCGAAATCCCAATCGTTGGGAAGTGCTACGGGACATCATTTTGCCACAGTTGCTTGTGGGAAAGCAGAAGCTTAAGCTGTGGAGTGCGGCCTGCTCGACTGGTGAAGAGCCCTATAGCCTAGCTATGGTTCTCGACGGTAAAGGAATTTTGGGGAATTGCTCCATTACAGCTTCCGATATTGATGATGGCGCATTGGCTAAAGCCAAGGAAGGTAAATATTTGGAGCGTTCGCTCAAGGATGTGCCTGAGCAGGTAGCTAGCAAATATTTTAAACCAGATGGTGCCATGTATCGGATTGATGACCGTTTAAAACAGGCTGTGAAATTTCAAAAGCAAAACTTGCTGCTGGATCGATTTGAGGATGGGTATGATCTCATTATCTGTCGAAATGTTATGATTTATTTTACAGAAGAGGCCAAACATGCGTTATATCAAAAGTTTGCTGCCAGCCTTCGTCCCGGCGGTGTTCTATTTGTCGGCAGTACCGAGCAAATCTTTTCTCCTAACCAATACGGGCTGGAATCGACTGAAACCTTTTTTTATCGCAAAAAAGCATAA
- the ndk gene encoding nucleoside-diphosphate kinase: MDRTFLMVKPDGVQRGLIGRIVSRLEDKGFKMAAGKLVQVSREQAERHYAEHVGKPFFEELVGFITSGPVFAMVWEGDNIVTLSRLLIGKTQVTEALPGTIRGDFAAHTPFNLIHGSDSPESAEREIANFFTPEELVRYEKTVATWV; the protein is encoded by the coding sequence ATGGATCGTACGTTTTTGATGGTTAAACCGGATGGTGTACAACGCGGACTGATTGGACGTATTGTCAGTCGTTTGGAAGACAAGGGCTTCAAAATGGCGGCTGGCAAGCTTGTGCAGGTATCTAGAGAACAAGCAGAACGGCATTATGCGGAGCATGTGGGCAAGCCTTTTTTTGAAGAGCTTGTAGGCTTTATCACATCAGGTCCTGTATTTGCCATGGTTTGGGAAGGGGATAACATTGTTACGCTTTCCCGCTTGCTGATTGGTAAAACACAAGTAACCGAAGCTCTTCCGGGCACCATTCGTGGAGACTTTGCTGCACATACACCGTTTAACCTCATTCATGGATCAGATTCACCGGAGAGCGCAGAGCGCGAGATTGCAAATTTTTTCACACCGGAAGAATTAGTTCGGTATGAAAAAACGGTAGCGACCTGGGTGTAA
- a CDS encoding polyprenyl synthetase family protein — protein MKRLDLFGLLKKDMNFIEEELYRSIDSREPLINDTSLHLLKAGGKRLRPVFVLLGGKFGEYDLDKLKRIAVPLELIHSASLVHDDVIDDAEMRRGQPTVKSKWDNRVAMYTGDYIYARALSIAAGLPNPDIHRVLSKALVQMSIGEMEQIRDFFNVDQSVRNYLLRIRRKTALLIAVSCQLGAMAAGARERVNSLLYTYGYNVGMAFQIQDDLLDLCGTEKKIGKPPGSDMRQGNITLPVIYALEQPELRDDLLAEIWRIQDGDGQGDTRKAVDMIKKSEGITKAEILADRYINKALNALDLLPDVKTKKTLRDIAHFVTRRSY, from the coding sequence AGAAGAAGAGCTGTACCGCAGCATTGACAGTAGGGAGCCGTTGATTAATGATACGTCGCTTCATCTGCTTAAAGCAGGGGGCAAGCGATTGCGTCCCGTGTTTGTATTGCTGGGAGGCAAGTTTGGAGAATATGATCTTGACAAGCTCAAGCGCATAGCGGTACCTCTGGAACTGATTCATTCTGCCTCTCTCGTTCACGATGACGTGATTGATGATGCGGAAATGAGACGCGGCCAACCCACCGTGAAGTCCAAATGGGACAATCGGGTGGCTATGTACACCGGAGACTACATATATGCACGCGCACTATCTATTGCTGCTGGACTGCCGAATCCCGATATTCACCGGGTGCTGTCTAAGGCGTTGGTACAGATGTCAATTGGTGAAATGGAACAAATACGTGATTTTTTTAATGTGGATCAGAGTGTGCGCAATTATTTGTTGCGCATACGGCGCAAAACGGCATTGTTGATTGCAGTTAGTTGCCAATTGGGAGCTATGGCTGCAGGAGCACGGGAAAGAGTCAACTCTCTGTTGTACACCTATGGCTATAACGTAGGTATGGCTTTTCAAATTCAGGATGATTTGCTTGATCTGTGTGGGACAGAAAAAAAGATCGGCAAGCCGCCAGGCAGCGATATGAGACAGGGCAATATTACGCTTCCGGTCATTTATGCGCTTGAACAACCCGAACTGCGGGATGATCTGCTGGCTGAAATCTGGCGGATTCAGGATGGGGACGGGCAAGGAGACACCCGTAAAGCGGTGGATATGATCAAAAAAAGTGAAGGAATCACTAAAGCTGAAATTCTCGCCGACCGATATATTAATAAAGCGCTGAACGCGCTGGACTTACTACCAGATGTCAAAACAAAAAAGACGCTGCGCGATATTGCTCATTTTGTAACACGACGCTCCTACTAA